AAGATTTACTCCTGGAATCAATAAATTTTCCAGAGCAATTATTCAATCCGCTCATGCAGCTTTACAGGATTTTTCGCATTTTACCAAGTTTCATATTAAGTAACTCAACAATAAACGAAAATGCCATGGCGAAATAAGCGTAACCTTTGGGGATTTCGTAATGAAATGCTTCTGCCACCAGCAAGGTTCCAATCGTTAACAAAAAAGAGAGCGCTAAAATTTTAATTGATGGATGATTATTTACAAAATCACCAATTTTAGCAACAAAACCGATCATAATAAAAGTGGAAGCTATTACTGCAAGTATCATTATCGGAATTTCTTTTACCAGACCAACCGCGGTTAAAACAGAATCAAAAGAAAAATTATATTTTAAAGCGCGATCTGGATAATGCATTTCCAAAGAATAAACCTGCTTTTCCGGAAATCTGTTTGTCGGAAAAAGGAATAGTTTCAGTTTCAACTTCAAGCTTGTGATGTATTTCCTTTGTTGTACTGTAAAGAAGAAATAATTCTTCTCCCAATAAAATTACATCACGACCGGTGAAACCATGACCAAAGATTGGCTCCAAATCTTCTTTCAATCCAATAACCCAGGAAATTGCAAAAAATAATGCGATTCTGGGAATAACGCGATACGTAAAATATAGTTTTGTGCTCTTTTTCGTTGGAATATGGGGAATTTTCCTGCAACTATTGTTACAAAAATGATGTTTTCTATTCCAAGCACGACTTCAAGCTGGGTAAGTGTTAACAAACTGATTAATGCGGCTTTCGTTAAAATTGATGTCATGATAAGGTAGTGAGTTAGTTATATCATAGTAACCACACCTTATGAATAAGAATATATTTTTTGTCTGTAATAAAGTATTTTCGTTTTAGATTTTGCTTTTATTGAAAAAAGAGATTGTTTTAAGGGTAATATAAATAAAATCATAATCGAAATTTTTTTCTGATAACATTAATGTGTTATTTTGTGCATCTGAAAGCTGATTCGATTAATCCCAAAGAGATATAAAAGTATTAAAAATATAGTGTGTGTATAGTGTGAAACAGGGCATGAAAATTTTTTCATGTCTTTGTTTTTTTAGGGGGTATTGGAAAATTATATTTTGAGATATTGCAGACCTCGCGGCAAAAGCCAAACGATTATAGTGTAGAGAAAAAATATCTGGCCTGGAATAAGATTATATTCCACCCAGTTTATCAATAAGGTTGGAATAAAAAGTATTAAATAGATTTTTGTCCATGTTGCATTCCTTATTCTTCCTGCCATTAATACACTTCTTAGTATAACTACAAACAAAAGTAAGGATCCGGATAATCCTGTTTCGGCTAATAATCCAATAAAAGTATTATGTGCGGAGAGTCTGTCCGTTTTGTTTTTTGTCGTGACTGTAATCCGGTTCACAGCGGCTAAACCTTCTCCTGTTACCGGTTTTTGATAAAATGCATCAAGATAGATATTCCATATCTTTTGTCTTTCAGAATAAGACGTTTCTTCCCGTCCATGCACCAGACCAAACATTCTTTCAATCCGGTATTTCATATAGGAATCCGGAAGGGAGTTTAGAAAATCCTTACCTGTGGTGGAATCTGTAAATGAGTAAGTGGTTAGGGAAAAGAGAATTAATAGAAAAATCTGTCGGAGTTTTAATGGCAGGTATAACAAAGGCAACGTAAGTACTAAACAAAAAAGCGGACTTCTACGGGCGGAGAAATAAACGGAAGTAAGTGAAATAATAAAGATAGCGGCATAATAAAGCTTTTTTGAGAAGCTGGGGGAAGTAAATCGCATTTTAATCAGTGCCAGAATTCCCATGATCATAGTCGGATATGCCCAAAAAGTATTGGATGCAAAAAATATATTGAGCATCCCGCCTTTTGTTTTTGATAGTAGCAAACTGATGAGATCAAGAACCAGTATAATAAAGTTTCCTTTCCAGAGTACCTGCGAAATATTTAATGAAAATTCTGAAAAAGTTGTAGAGATGACAGCGGTATAGGAGACTAATAATAAAATGCTTAGAAGTGAAAACAACGTCCAGATGCCATATATCAAATAACTGGAAGTATCCATACTCAGAAGACACGAAAGCAACCAGCTGGCAGCTAAAGCAACTATATCAAAATTATCCGTTAAAATTTTTGAGGTAAGTTTCAAACTTAATCCAAAGGAATATAACACAATCCAGACCGGAAGAAAAAATCGGAGACCGGAAATAAGATTCAGGAAACTGGACGAATTTTCAGTGCCTTGCAAGGAATATTTGAAAAAGGAATAATTGCCGATATTCAGAAATAAAAATAAAATCACAGGAGTGATAATATAATTATTGATCTTTCCGGATACTATCTGTTTAGCTGTAACCACTTTCCCAGATCTTTATATTCGTTGGTGATTTGGTAATGTTTTTCCGGAACCAAATGCAGTTGCTTTTTCATTGAAACAAGGTTCTGAGGGTTAATATGGGCAGCAAGAAATTCAACAACCTTGTCCTCATTTTCCAGATTAATTTCCAGAGCAATATTTCCTAGTAAAACTACCTTTTTAGCATCTGCTGTACCTTTTTGGACTATAAATGGCTTTTTAAAAAACAGACATTCATAAAATCTATTAGTTCTTGCAAACAGATGATTTCCAATTAAATTTTTAGAAAAAGGATAAACGGCCCAGACAATGTCGACTTTGGAATAAATCAGATTGAGATCTTTTGGAGACTGATAAGTACCGAGATAGTGAATATGCTTTTCGTCCTGAATAACTTTTTCATAATGTTTTGTCAAAGGCATAAATATCCCTTGCAGAATAACTTCAAAGCGTCCATTTCTGGAAAGTTTGATCAAACAATCGAGAGAAGCCGGACATCTTAAAACACCGAAGTAACCAATTCTTATTTTTCTAGTATGATCAGGAATGATTGAAACTGGTAAACCAAGAGATTTTTCAATTTCTGTTAGATGGATTTTATTTTCAATAATCAAAAAGTCCGGGACAGAGATTTTACGAAATTCGATGTAGTATTCTGAAATGAAATTCGGAGATGTGGCAACGAGTAAATTGATTTTCGGGATAGCAATTTTTTCAATCACCCTGATTAATTTTCCTCGAATCGATTTTGAAAAAAATAGCTCCCTGATATCGGGTACTTCATAAATTACTTTAATTCTTTTGCCAGAAATTGTCTTGAAAAACAAACAGACCAACATTAAGTCAAATCCGAAAGCATAAATAAAATCATTGCGCTCAGTCTGTTTTGTAAGTTGATATAAAAGCTGAAAGTAAATATTAACCCGTTTCCTATAAGACGCATGCCGCATATTTCCAATAAAAATGGAATTAAATGGAGATTTAACGCTGTAATAATTCCGTAAAGCGGCTATACTGATTATGGATAAATTTAATTTTGACAACGCCTGCAAACGTGTCTGCTGATGGGCATCGGCCCAGTTGTTGGATATGAAAATCATTTTCATGATTTGTACTTTTCAAGAATTTTCAGAAAACGATCCATAACCTGCTCATGCGAGAAATGCTGACGAACAAAATCAAATCCATTCTTTTGTTTTATTGATCTTTCCTCTGGATTTTCAATTGCATATTGCAGTGTTTTTGCCAGTTCAAATGGATTCTTGGGCTGTACCATCCATCCGTTTTTTCCAAAATCCATTACTTCGGGAATACCCCCCGCGTTACTGGAAATAACTGTCACGCCATGAGCCAGAGCCTCCATATTGGCAATTCCCAAAGCTTCCTGATGGGCGGGAACAATGAAAAAATCACTTTCATCCATCAGTTTTTTTATAGCTTCTTCTGACGCCGGACCAATAAAGTTGATCTTGACATTTGAAGATTTATTTTTTGCTAAAATTTCCTGCTTGTAAATCATCTTCGGCCCGACGATATCTAATTCAAATCTCGCATTGACCAGTAAGGCCAGGGCATTGATCAGATCAACCAATCCACCACGAATAAAATCTGATTTAACAAACAGGATTTTGACCGGTAATTTCAAGGGACGTAATGGAGAAATATAATCTTTATCAATCATAATACCTTTATGCAAAAGGTGTAGTTTTGAAAGGTTTGGTTGATAATTCTTCAAAAGAGATTGGTATAGAAAATGGGAATTCGCAATTACTCCGGCTTCAAAAATCAGCGCAATCTTTTCAAAATGTTTGAAGATAAAATGGCGAATCCATTTATAATTAATGATAAAATTCTTTCTGGAAACTGAAACGCTGTTATCGTCATTAATCATACCTATAACCGGTTTAGCCAGTTTTATGGCAGACCAGATTCCGGTAATTGCGTTATTAAAAACGACGATGTCAAAATTGTATATTTCCCGAAGTGTCCGGCAAGCGTTGTAGTAAGGAAACATTCTATAAATAAATCCCCATGGACGGTTCCAAAAATTCAGTTTTAAGTCTAATCTGAAAACTTTATTATCGTAGAAACTCAGAGATTCAACCGCGATATCCTCAGTTAAAATTCTGATTTCTGCATGGCTGTAACGTCTGTTTATTTCCAGTAAATTTTTGGCGAATTTGGAAGGGCCGTTTACGACGTTTTCAAAAGTATTGGTACAAAATAGTATTTTCATGACGCATACTTTTTAAACAATTCAGTCAGATCCCGGTAATTCGCAGAATCCGCAATTTTGAAATTGTTTTTGCCAATTTCTTCTTCGTTAATCTCCTTAGCCAAGGCCATAGCCATTTTTAGATCATCTCCTTTTTCAAAGAGAAGATTTTTTTGATGTGATAACAGATCAAAAATTGCTTCTGTTTTTAAAGTAATGACAGGTTTCGAAAATGACAAGGCCAGGTCCAGGCTGCCGGAATGATCAATTTTGGTAAAAGGCAGGACAACAACATTTGCTGCATTAAAAAAACATTGAACGTCTTCTTTTGGAATAAACCGGATATGCCAAATGATTTGATTGGAGTTGTTGGAAATGTTTTTCAGCTCCGCTATATATTTTTCTTCAGCACATGCTCCGGCAATCAAAAGATGATCATCAGGACCTGCGATTGAGAGAAAAGACCGGATCAGATTTTCCAGACCTTTGTAGATTTTTACCTTCCCGAAAAACAGGAAAACAAATCCCTTTTCAGCAATATTGAGATGAATTCTGCTTTCTTTTCGAGTGCTATTATTTTGGTAGTAATAATGAAATGGAATGTCCTGAATAATGTAAACTGCGCTGGATAATATTCTGAATTTGATAATAACTTCCTTTTTTACGGCTTCTGAATAAACCCTGATTTTGGAACAGCGCCTGAGAAAAAATCCATATATAAAATGTTCCCAGGGTATCCAGAAGCCGCCGTGATTTTGGATATTATGTAAAGTATGAACGATCGGAATCTTTCTTAAAAAGCGGAGATATAAAATATCAAAAACAAAAAACAGGGATTTAATAAAACTCCATAGGAACGTTTTGCCAATCACATAACTATGAACCCAATCGAAATAAATGATTTCGGGGTTAAACTGATTTACAGCGTAATAAATACTTCCGAGCTTTCTTTTGGTACCTATGGACACGTCAAATCCATTGCTTCTCAGAAAATTTATCATCTGATACTGAAATGGATTTTCTGGTCCTGCGTCGGGAAGAATTAGTATTTTTTGATAATGTGTGTGTTTCAAGGTTGAACTATTTACAGAATTAACTTTTAATCAGATACTTAATGCCTTCAAGCTCATAGCCGTATCGAATTCGTCCAACATAATGTTTACAAACACTTTGCGTGGGACTTTTTTCAAAGGAGACATCGTAACCGTTTGAAAAGTGGGCGGTTTCGGTTTTTGAAATTTTGGCCAGCATAGCCAAAAATGTTTGTTCAAGCCGGTAGTCTGCATGGTATTTTTTGAAAAATGGATGTTTTAGCCAAAGTTCAATCTGACTTAAATCAAGATCCTTTTTATTCATAGTCCACAGTCCGGCATTAATCCTTGGAGGAGGTGAAAAACCAAATTCTTTTTCAATCGAAGTTGAACTGGAAATATAGGCGTCCGTTATGTCTTTGTTGAAATAATTCCTGTCGTTTTTCTGATCAAAAGACCGGATATATTCTTCCGGATATTTAAAGAAAAGAACATCCGAATCCAAATAGCCAATCCGGTTGTTTTGTGACCAAATTGCACTATCGATCAGTTTTAAAGCCAATACCTGTTTTTTGCGAAATGCAATAATGTTGGGATAGGCAGATAGCTTTTGGTTGGCAATGAAGTCTGCAACATTACGCCGTACAACAAGAGTCCCCGGAAAATAATGATGGAGAGTTTCTTCCATTTTATCGTCCAGCGTGCCATCATCGTGGAAAGTAAATGAATGACTTGTTTGTCCGAGATGATTAAGCTGCGCTGCTGAAATGACAGCCATTTCAAAATCCCGTTTGCATATAAGCATATGAATTTCCGGCTGATTTTTTTCAAGCTGGTAAATGTGCAGGCGGGAAAGCATTTCGTGTCGTAGTTGCTTTCTGAAAACATTACGAACTTCGTTGAGAATACGCAGTGAGATCCGGCCCGAAATGCTTGGGGCAGAAGTCATGGGCAGTAACGGAGATGTAACAAGTTTCATAGGGAGATCAGATTATCATTGTAGATTTTCGAAATGAGTTTTTCTGCTAAAACAGGCAGGGACTGTAAAGGTGTAGATGACCTAAGGTCTTGATTTGAGTAAAACTCAGGTTGTCCGCGAGCTAAATCTTCAAGAATATTGATAAGCCTGGCTTTACTTTTAATCACAAGAGAATCCTTTGCATTAAGGTACTTGTCATTTTGATATTGATGCACAAACCCATTCAAAAGAACATCCTTATCAGGGTCTGTAAGGTCGATTAGAAATGATGGCGTATTGAAATAAACAGCTTCATACCCAAGCGTGGTACCAAAGTGGAAGAAAGCTTTGGCGTTTTTTAGTTTTAGGAATTTGTTTTCTGAATCTGTATTATCATCAAAAACAACATTAGATAAAGCCTTCAAAGGATAATAAACATTCTGATTTTTCTGAAATGGATAAGGACGGATGATCAATTTCCAATTCGGTAATGTCGTTTGCAAAATATTAGCGATTTCTTCACAGTATTTTACTTCCTGCCGCGCCAGTTCATCGTATCCCGTTGCGCAGCCTAAGTATATGTATGGAAAACAATCATCTTCATAATTATTGGTTTTTGAATTTAAAAATTGTTCAATGAAGACAAATTGAGTAGCGCCCCATATCTGTATTTTTTCATCTTCTATTCCCTGTAATGTGACGAGGTCGTCTTTAATTCCTTCGTTCCAAACAAGATAATTTGTTCTTTTTGAAAATGTTTTCATTTTGCACGGATGATCCCAGCTGTACACATATGTCCATATGGGTTTATTTTCCTGAATTATTTTTGCGAAAACCCAGTCGCAGGATATTTCAGTGAAACATAAAAAAACATCAATATCTGCTTCAAGTTTAAATGATGGTTTTAACCAGGAAAAGGAATCAAGATATTGGTCATAACTTATAATTTTCGGTGTCATTTTGCTTAAAGACAGCAAATAGGATTGTATTAATTTAGACCATTTTTTGTACGAAGAATTCAATAATTTAATATGCTCGGTCAGGTAGTAGTTGTTTTGACTTGCTGGTATTTGACCGAATAGGAGGTAAGTATATTGTCCTAATATTTGAAATATCCTGAAAATTCCAGTGAGTGCCGGAATCGAGATAATGGTAATGCCTGGCAACAATCTTCCAACTTTTTGCACATCAGATTCCCGGATGTATGCCACAACATCATGTTCTTTACCCAGCAAATTGAGTAAATCAACCAGGTCCTTTCTGGTATCAAGGTAATGTGGCAGAACTCCTATTTTCATTTAATTTTGAAAATGTGTTTATGCGATTTTGGAAAAATCCGTCATCCAGATTTTTCATTTTGATTTATGCTTGGTAACGAGAAGAATTTCATTGACCGGAAGAATTCCGTTGTCAAAATTGAGTAATGAAGCAATGTCGAGTTTCTTAGCTATTAGATTTCAAAACGAAGTTTTGGTCACATGCTTTTGCCTCGATGAATGGCAAATTAGGGACGAGAAAAATGTATATCATAGCTTTGAGCAATATCAATGCTATGATATATAGCGTCAAAGGCATTTTATTCTATTTACGACTAACTAAAATTTGAATATTAAAAGCGTAAAAATCTCAAACCGAATAAATCCGGACATTCATTTCATTCAAGATTAAACTCTTGTTTTTA
The sequence above is drawn from the Dyadobacter subterraneus genome and encodes:
- a CDS encoding O-antigen ligase family protein; translation: MDTSSYLIYGIWTLFSLLSILLLVSYTAVISTTFSEFSLNISQVLWKGNFIILVLDLISLLLSKTKGGMLNIFFASNTFWAYPTMIMGILALIKMRFTSPSFSKKLYYAAIFIISLTSVYFSARRSPLFCLVLTLPLLYLPLKLRQIFLLILFSLTTYSFTDSTTGKDFLNSLPDSYMKYRIERMFGLVHGREETSYSERQKIWNIYLDAFYQKPVTGEGLAAVNRITVTTKNKTDRLSAHNTFIGLLAETGLSGSLLLFVVILRSVLMAGRIRNATWTKIYLILFIPTLLINWVEYNLIPGQIFFLYTIIVWLLPRGLQYLKI
- a CDS encoding glycosyltransferase family 4 protein encodes the protein MKILFCTNTFENVVNGPSKFAKNLLEINRRYSHAEIRILTEDIAVESLSFYDNKVFRLDLKLNFWNRPWGFIYRMFPYYNACRTLREIYNFDIVVFNNAITGIWSAIKLAKPVIGMINDDNSVSVSRKNFIINYKWIRHFIFKHFEKIALIFEAGVIANSHFLYQSLLKNYQPNLSKLHLLHKGIMIDKDYISPLRPLKLPVKILFVKSDFIRGGLVDLINALALLVNARFELDIVGPKMIYKQEILAKNKSSNVKINFIGPASEEAIKKLMDESDFFIVPAHQEALGIANMEALAHGVTVISSNAGGIPEVMDFGKNGWMVQPKNPFELAKTLQYAIENPEERSIKQKNGFDFVRQHFSHEQVMDRFLKILEKYKS
- a CDS encoding glycosyltransferase, which codes for MKHTHYQKILILPDAGPENPFQYQMINFLRSNGFDVSIGTKRKLGSIYYAVNQFNPEIIYFDWVHSYVIGKTFLWSFIKSLFFVFDILYLRFLRKIPIVHTLHNIQNHGGFWIPWEHFIYGFFLRRCSKIRVYSEAVKKEVIIKFRILSSAVYIIQDIPFHYYYQNNSTRKESRIHLNIAEKGFVFLFFGKVKIYKGLENLIRSFLSIAGPDDHLLIAGACAEEKYIAELKNISNNSNQIIWHIRFIPKEDVQCFFNAANVVVLPFTKIDHSGSLDLALSFSKPVITLKTEAIFDLLSHQKNLLFEKGDDLKMAMALAKEINEEEIGKNNFKIADSANYRDLTELFKKYAS
- a CDS encoding TerC family protein, producing MHYPDRALKYNFSFDSVLTAVGLVKEIPIMILAVIASTFIMIGFVAKIGDFVNNHPSIKILALSFLLTIGTLLVAEAFHYEIPKGYAYFAMAFSFIVELLNMKLGKMRKIL